A stretch of the Candidatus Thermoplasmatota archaeon genome encodes the following:
- a CDS encoding signal recognition particle protein Srp54, translated as MLEGLGDALRGTLKKIANAPHVDASLIKEVTRDIQRALIQADMNVALVLKISKKIEKRALEEKPLPGMSNREHVIRIVHDELSSVLGKGRELPLKKQVIMMVGLYGQGKTTTCGKLAKYFQKKGLRPALIAGDVHRPAAYDQLKQTADKINVPVHGNGKDAVKVVKEGLEKLKKYDVIIVDTSGRHSLEDDLIKEMKKIFKVSRPDEKILVMDASTGQQAGPQAKAFNDTIGITGVILTKMDGTAKGGGAISAVAETGAPILYVGAGEHLDDLEKFDATRFLSRLLGMGDIQGLLEKAEEIAKQKGKGRFEKSARQIMSGRFTLKEMYEQMEMVSGMGSLSKIAEMLPGGLGQKMKGTDMHQTQEKLKKFHTLMDSMTEKEMEEPHLIKSSRMNRIARGAGLEVKDVKELLKYYNTSKKMMKGLSNKKMQRRLMQQLKFS; from the coding sequence ATGCTGGAAGGATTGGGAGATGCCCTGCGAGGCACGCTCAAGAAGATTGCAAACGCCCCTCACGTCGACGCTTCCCTGATTAAAGAAGTCACAAGGGACATTCAGCGTGCCCTCATTCAGGCAGACATGAACGTTGCCCTTGTACTAAAAATTTCTAAGAAAATTGAGAAAAGAGCCCTGGAAGAAAAGCCCCTGCCCGGGATGAGCAACCGCGAGCATGTGATCAGAATAGTTCACGATGAGCTTTCATCAGTGCTGGGAAAGGGAAGAGAACTGCCTCTGAAGAAACAGGTAATTATGATGGTTGGGCTCTACGGACAGGGAAAAACGACGACATGTGGAAAACTTGCAAAATATTTTCAGAAGAAAGGGTTGCGACCGGCGCTCATCGCCGGCGACGTGCACCGCCCTGCCGCATATGACCAGCTGAAACAGACAGCCGATAAAATAAATGTGCCTGTTCATGGTAATGGAAAAGATGCCGTCAAGGTTGTAAAAGAAGGGCTGGAGAAGCTGAAAAAATATGATGTTATCATTGTTGACACCTCGGGCAGACACAGCCTCGAAGACGATTTGATAAAGGAGATGAAAAAAATCTTTAAAGTCTCCAGGCCGGATGAAAAAATCCTGGTCATGGACGCCTCGACGGGGCAGCAGGCAGGTCCCCAGGCAAAAGCTTTCAACGATACCATCGGCATAACCGGCGTTATACTTACAAAAATGGACGGCACCGCCAAAGGAGGAGGAGCAATATCTGCCGTCGCAGAAACAGGGGCACCGATACTGTATGTTGGGGCAGGAGAGCATCTTGATGACCTGGAAAAATTTGATGCCACCCGTTTTCTATCCCGTTTGCTGGGGATGGGGGACATCCAGGGCTTGCTTGAAAAGGCGGAAGAGATTGCAAAACAGAAAGGGAAAGGCAGGTTCGAAAAAAGCGCCCGCCAGATAATGTCCGGCAGGTTTACACTGAAAGAGATGTACGAGCAGATGGAAATGGTGTCCGGCATGGGATCCCTCAGCAAAATAGCGGAGATGCTTCCTGGAGGGCTTGGGCAGAAAATGAAAGGGACAGATATGCACCAGACGCAGGAAAAACTGAAAAAATTCCATACACTCATGGATTCAATGACAGAAAAAGAGATGGAAGAGCCCCACCTCATAAAATCTTCCCGCATGAATAGAATAGCACGGGGGGCAGGACTGGAAGTAAAAGACGTGAAAGAATTACTGAAATATTACAATACGTCAAAGAAAATGATGAAGGGCCTGTCAAATAAAAAGATGCAGCGCCGTTTGATGCAACAGTTGAAGTTTAGTTAA